One Micromonospora craniellae genomic region harbors:
- a CDS encoding LuxR C-terminal-related transcriptional regulator yields MEQNLGTVAIVCDQPLSRVGMERLVQDEPGLALGPSVASVGELEQAGPADYRVIFIDLPALPGGTVLELIGKLATRGAPLVCATWEQPPGLLSAVRAGARGVITRYAEQPDVRLALRVVATGGLHIGAELADRFATDLSRPADADENGLAPREVETLRWIALGLTHAQIATRMGLSQATVNTYAKRIRAKLNVTNKAELTRMAIELGHVAQGRVAHGRLSHGHLTHGWRAAS; encoded by the coding sequence ATGGAACAGAATCTGGGTACGGTCGCGATCGTGTGCGACCAGCCGTTGTCGCGGGTCGGGATGGAGCGGCTGGTGCAGGACGAGCCGGGGCTCGCGCTCGGCCCCTCGGTCGCCTCGGTCGGCGAGTTGGAGCAGGCCGGACCGGCCGACTACCGGGTGATCTTCATCGACCTGCCGGCGCTGCCCGGCGGGACCGTGCTGGAGCTGATCGGGAAGCTGGCCACCCGTGGTGCGCCGCTGGTCTGCGCCACCTGGGAGCAGCCGCCGGGCCTGCTCTCCGCCGTCCGGGCCGGCGCCCGAGGCGTGATCACCCGGTACGCCGAGCAACCCGACGTACGCCTGGCGTTGCGGGTGGTCGCCACCGGCGGGCTGCACATCGGCGCGGAGCTGGCCGACCGGTTCGCGACGGACCTGTCGCGCCCGGCGGACGCCGACGAGAACGGCCTGGCCCCGCGCGAGGTGGAGACGCTGCGCTGGATCGCGCTCGGGCTCACCCACGCGCAGATCGCCACCCGGATGGGCCTGTCCCAGGCGACCGTGAACACGTACGCCAAGCGGATCCGGGCCAAGCTCAACGTGACCAACAAGGCGGAGCTGACCCGGATGGCGATCGAGCTGGGTCATGTGGCCCAGGGACGCGTCGCACACGGTCGGCTGTCCCACGGCCACCTGACCCACGGCTGGCGCGCCGCCTCGTAG